The Thermodesulfobacteriota bacterium region CGTCTTTAACTCTCTTATGAGGTCTTCCTGGCTAGCTATCTTATTTTCAAATATGGTAACACATCTGCCAATATCCTTTGTAGAGTGGGCATCACTCCCCCCAACCGGTCTTAGATTCAGTCTATCGCATACCTGGCATGAAAAATCATTCTCCTTGGGCGTCTGCCTCCCACTGAATATTTCAATGCCGTCAACAAACTTAAAGAGATGGTTTTTACTGGCATCGTCCACATTCATCTGCAGTTTGGAAAAACCAAACAATAAAAAACCCCTAAAGGGATGGGCTGCTATCATAAACCCATTAACGTTATTCACCATTTGACGCAAATCTTCAATAGGAGTTATCCCTTGAAAGTTTTTCTGAAGCCCAAAAACCAGTACATGTCCTTCTGTAGTATCTATCTCAACTCCTTGAAAGATCGAGATTCCAGATTTTTTCTCAATCTTCAAAATCTCCTGGGGATCCCAGACCTTATTGTGTTCCGTAAAGCATACCCCGTCCAACCCGATCCTTTTAGCCTCTGAGGCAGCTTCTTCCGGTTCCATCTCACTGCAAGGAGAGAGCCTTTTTGTATGAATATGAAGGTCGACTACCATTTTAATCACCAGGAAACATTAAGTTTTTTAATCAGGCTACTATCCTTGGAATACGTTATGCATCGGTCTCTGATTTTAGGCTCATTGTTTACCAACCCTTTAATAAAATCATCTTTACTGATCCCTTTAGATTTAGCATCTTTCCATTGGGTCTGTATAAGGGCAGGAAAAACAGCATTGCAGCACTCGATAAAGAGGTCTGCCAGATGCCGGCATCCTCCCCTGCCAACAAGCTTCTTTATCTTTGTCTCAAAATCAGAACCGCCTATCTGAATGCCCACCGCATCACTAAGGATGCTCGGGGCTTTAGTACACTCCGGAGTGGTGTATCTCTTCATATTGCCCCTGGCACTGAATATGGTAAGTTCGGGAGTCTTTACCTCTATGTCCAGCTCTATGGTGTAGACATTATCATCCAGAAACCCATGTACCAGAAATATACCACCTTCCCTCTTCTCCACACCTATGGACTTGGTTCTTGTAAATTCAAACATCATTACACCCCCAGTCTTCTTCTCAGTTCGTTACCCTCGGTGAAGGCTATACAGCTCGCAACCCTTGGATTGTGTTCCAGCATGTCCCTGAGTACCTGCTCATAACCTTCATCGGTCTCCGATGCAAGCTGCTTGTCAAGTTCCTCAACGGTAAATCCCATTATCATCGCATTGCAGCCTTCGAGTATCATATCAGCAAAGACATTACACCCATTAGGCCCCCCTATTGTTTCTTTTACCAATCTGGTGACTCCTGCCCCTACACGCATACCAATTGCACGTTTCAAAATCTCTACGTTGTTTTTACACTCCTCGGCAAAGGATCGAATTATTCTGCCCTGTATCGATACGATCTTTAAATCAGGTATTTTAACTTCTATTTCCATCTCGGCAGACATGAACGTATCATCTGCTCTGACCCTTGCTATGGTGTTCCCATTATCCATGTTCTCCGCAGCTGCATGAATATTCTTTGTGTAGCTGAGTACCCTGTTGTCTACATAACCTTGAACCATTGTTTTACCTCCCGTAAGAATCCCTTTTCTTTTTCTGACCTCCCTGGATATATCTCAGATATACACATTCATTCAGGAACTGATAAACAGGGATCTTTTTGTCTACCCTTTACTGTCCGATATATACATCAAATTGAATTTTTGTAACTCTTTCTTCAAAGTCTCAAGCTTAACCCTCTCAATGTTCTTCATTCTTATGTAAGCGTGACGGTATCCTTCTTTTGCCTGTTCATACGATGTCATTATACAGAGCATACGCCCCCCGTAAGACCGCAGTACATCGGCAACTTCTTTAATAGAGCCGGGCTTATCTTGAAGTTCAAATGCAAACTGGATACCCCCTTGTCGGACACCTGTCATACTGATGAGGACCTTAAATAGGTCCGATTCTGTGATAATCCCTACCAGCCTTCCATCCTCCACTACGGGAAGTACCCCAATCTTTTCTTCTGACATAATCAAAGCCGCTTCCTCAACTGTATCTGTTGGAGAAATGGTTTTTAGGTTTTTCTTTGTCATAATATTTTTAATCTTTATCTTATCTATAAGATAATTCAACTCGTTAATAGCCAGGGTTGTAGCCTTGGATGCTGATTCTCTGTTAATGTCAAGATTCGTTACAATCCCTATCAACTTTCCTTTTTTCACAACAGGCAGACGTCGTATATTGTTTTCCTTCATCAGCTTTATAGCCGTGTGCATGGATTCCTCTTCATCGATAGTAATTAAATTCGTATTCATCCAATTTTTTACTAACATATTAAAGCCTCCATTTAATGTTATTCGTTAAGCTCCACCTTCAAAACATCCATACTAATCGTATAGCCTTCTTATATTTTCTTTTTTCTTATTTCCAGGATAACTTAAAAATCCTTTTGAACCTTACACCTCCTTTCTCCTTGAATATCTTCAATATATCTTCATTTCGGAAATTGCTTATAACCCCTATCCTATTAAAATTGAATAATAATAACAGTTCTGCACTGCCATTTCAAGGATTATTCATTAAAAATTAAGGGTGCTTTCAACGTTTCTTTCTATTTTATGCAACTTTCCTTTGACACAGTGTAACCTGTGCGTTTACAATAAAGTTGTTTGCCTTTACTATCCTTATTCTTAGTAGTTGCCAATACCTTGTCTACCATGATTTTCCCACTGATTCTTATTTCATCAGCTGCCTTTTCCTTTTGGCACAATTATTGAACTTAGAATGCCTAGAGAAAGATTACAATGCATATGAAGAAAACGGTGGTTATAAAAAGCATAAATGGAAAGGAGATTGAAAATGAAACTAAAAAACAAATTATTGATATTGATTGTGTTATTTGTTAATATTTTTCTGATTTACGGCTCTTTGAGTTACGCAAAAGAGGTCAGGGGAGTAACGGATACGGTGATAAAAATAGGGGTGATAATGGACCATACAGGTCCTGCTGCCAATGTTACGTTGCCCATTGCTAACGGCATTAAGACTTACGCCAGATATTTTAATGATCAGGGAGATGTTTATGGAAGAAAGCTAAAAATTATTGCAGAAGATGACCGCTATTCAATTCCTGCTGCCATTGCGGCGTATAAGAAGTTGATTTTCAAAGACAGAATATTTACCTTAATAGGTCCTGGTTCAGCGAGCTTTGTCCCGCCACTGTGGGATAAATGGCAAAAGGATAAGTTGCCGACTATGTGTGTGGTATTCAGTGAACTTACCGTAGATCCCTATAAAAAATATATATTTATTGCCTGTGATACCTATGAGCGGCAGGTAATGGTTCTTACAGACTACATAGTCAAAGACTATAAGTTGAAGAATCCAAGGATTGGTATAGTACGTCCTGATACCGAGGCCGGTAAAACCGATTTGAGAGGTGTGCTTCCGAGGCTGAAGGAGTATAATATAGAAGCTGTAACAGAGGAAATAGTGATGGCGGGTGCAGTTGATGTGAGCTCACAGGTCATGAGCTTGAAGAGGAAAAATACTAATTGTATCATGAATATCGGAACAATTACCTCGACAGCTGTTACCTTGGTCAGGGAATTAAAGAAATTTGGATACAAGATACCGGTTTTTAATAGCTGGGGGGCGATGCTTGCAGAGGATCTCAACGAGATTGGCGATGCTGCAAGTCAGACATATGTGGTAACCGGACTCGTTCCATGGTATGGTGAAGGGCCAGGGGTAGAAAACTTGAGGAAAGTCACATTGAGGTATTTCCCCGGAACAGAGAAGCCTTATAGAGGTACAGGATTTACTTACGGATGGGGGCTTTTAACCATTTTAACTGAGGGGCTAAAAAAGACTGGCAAGGACCTGGATGAGGACGGTTTGATAAAGGCTCTCGAAAGCCTTGAGAATTATGATACCGGTGGACTTCTTCCACCTATCACGTTTACCTCGAAGAGCCATAGAGGAGGGCAGGCATCAAAGATTTACAGAGTAAACCCTGCCAGGAAACAATTTGTCGCTCTGACGGGATGGAAGAGACTAGAGTAGTCGTTGCTTAAAATTAAAGTTTAACCTTATCTTATAGGGGGAGGCGAGCAAATTTAAACTAACGTTTTGAGAATAAGGGTTTTTTTGCCTAAAAAGTGAATTGCCCCGCCCACAGGACGGGGCATCTGGGTTAATAGAAAACATTTTATTTTTGGAAGGAAAAAATTATGAGAAAAATTGTTTTTGGACTGGTTGCAGCCCTGTTTGTATTCTTGACTTTATCCTGTACTAATAATGTCAACGCTGAAGTACGAGGTGTAACAGATAAGTCAATAAAAATAGGGGTGAGTATTGATATGACAGGTCCCGCAGCGGGTACTTGCGTCCTGGCGACTGAGGCGATGAGGACATATACCAGGTATATTAACGATAGTGGTGGTGTCAATGGAAGACAGTTGAACTTAATTATAGAAGATGACCGTTACTCGATTCCACCTGCTATTGCCGCTCTTAAGAAGCTGGTTTACAGAGACAAGATATTTGCTTTGATAGGGCCTTCATCTATAAGCCAAACCAATGCCCTGTGGAAGAGCATTCAGAAAGAGAAGTTACCGACCATATCTATCTCACTGCCTGAGGTTGCTGTTAGCCCTTTTAAGAGGTATTTATTTGTGATCACCGATATCGCTCCGGGCCAGGCGAAGGTTCTTGTTGATTATATGATAAAGGACTTCAATCTGAAGGAGCCAAAGGTTGCTCTGGTTTATCCTGACACTGAGGCTGGGAAAACAGACCTTGCAGTTGCAATAGAGAGGCTTAAGAAATACAATATAACACCTGTAACAAAGGAGGTACTGGCTCCTGGTGCTATCGATGCCAGCTCCCAGGTGATGAGTATACAAAGGTACAAAGCAAATGTCATAGCCCATGTCGGGACTATCCCCTCAACAACCATTACTCTGCTCAGGGATTCAAAGAAGATGGGATTAAAGATACCGGTTTTTGGCAGTTTTGCTGCGATGCTTGGAGAGGAAATAAACGCAATTGGTGAGGCAGCAAACCAATTCTACTCTGTTCACGCCATGTCTCCCTGGTACGGTAAGGGGCCGGGCGTGGAAGAGATGAGAAAAATCACACTGAAATATCACCCTGGGACGGAAAAACCCTATCGCGGAACATTTTACACCCATGGCTGGATTCTCAAGACTGTTATGGTAGAGGGTTTAAAAAGAGCCGGTAGAAATCTCGACGGAGAAGCTCTGGTAGATGCCATTGAGAGTATTAAGAATTATAATACCGGTGGGCTCTGTGCTCCTATCACTTACAGTTCGGAAAGTCATAAAGGCGGAGATTCATGGAAGATATACAGGGCAGACCCCGCTGGTGGGAAGTACATCCCCATGACGGAATGGAGGAAATCAGAGTAATTTGTAAAAAGCCAGGCAAAACACCCTGAAAAAGACAGGCTATTAAGTGGTCGAAAAAGCAGGTCTCAGGAAGTAAATTGGAAATATTGGAAAATCTTTGGACGGGAAATCTTGGGGCAACATACTAGTTTTTTGTTGACAGAAGTAATCATAAAATAAGGGGAGACTTAGTATGAAGGTGAGAAAGGATGTATTGTTGGTAGTTGGATTGTTGGTAACTATTTTTTTGATTTACAGCTCTTTGAGCCACGCAAAAGAAGTCAGGGGTGTAACAGATAAATCAATAAAAGTGGGGGTGATTCTTCCTATAACGGGTCCTGCAGCAAGTCTTGGCGTCCCGGCGGCTGATGCAATAAGGGCTTATATCAGGTATGTTAACGAGCATGGTGGTATCAATGGAAGACAGTTGAATTTAATTGTAGAAGACGACCGTTATTCCATTCCCCCTTCTATTGCTGCCCTTAAGAAGCTGGTTTATAGAGATAAGGTATTTGCCTTGCTGGGGCCAGGGTCTGCAAGCCAGGTCAATGTCCTGTGGAAGGGTATCCAGAAGGATAAGTTACCTACTATCCCCGTTGCGACGCCTGAAATCGCCGTTATTCCTTTGAAGAAGTATATATTTATCATCATTGACACCTATGCAGGCCAGGTGAAAGCTCTTATCGATTATATGATAAAAGACTTCAATCTGAAGGAACCCAGGGTTGCAGTGGTCCACCCTGACACCGAGGCCGGTAAAATAGATCTAGCTCCCACACTGGAGAGGCTTAAGAGATACAATCTGACACCTGTAACAAAGGAGATACTGAGCCCTGATGCAGTGGATGCCAGCACTCAAGTAATGAGTTTCAAGAGGTACAATGCTAATTGTGTGCTCCATGTTGGAACTATCACCCCAACAACAATCACTTTAGTCAGGGATTTAAGGAAGCTTAAGTTGAATATACCAGTATTTGCCAGTTGGGGAGCAATGCTTGGAGAGGAAATGAACGCAATCGGTGAGGCAGCAAACCAACTCTACTCTGTTCATGCTACGTCTCCCTGGTACGGTAAGGGGCCGGGTATTGAAGAGATGAGAAAAATCACGCTTAGATACCACCCTGGAACAGACAAACCCTATCGTGGAACAATATACACCCACGGATGGATCATGGCGACTGTGCTTGTAGAGGGGCTCAAAAGGGCGGGGAAGAATCTCGATGAAGAAGCTCTGGTAAGTGCTCTTGAGAGTATGAAAAACTATGATACCGGTGGGCTCTGTGCCCCTATCACTTACAGTTCAGAAAGCCATAAGGGCGGAGACTCATGGAGGATATACAAGGCAGACCCTGCTGCTGGGAGGTTCATCCCTATGACGGACTGGAGGAAGCCAGAGTAATCGTTGTTTAAAATTAAAGTTAGCATATTATAGAATCTGGTTTAGTAAACAATCTCGATAGCAATTGGGTTTGGTCAGAATGCAGGGGAGGGTAACCTCTCGATTTTGCGGATGTTCAGGGTTTAAATGAACAAAGGAGATTTGGTATGAAGGTGAGAAAGGATGTATTGTTGGTAGCTGGATTGTTGGTAAGTATTTTTTTGATTTACGGCTCTTTGAGCCACGCAAAAGAAGTGAGGGGAGTAACGGATACAACGATAAAGATCGGGGTTATATTGGACCAAACAGGGCCTATTGCAGGGGATATAGGGATACCGATAACCGAGGGAATCAGGAACTATACAAGATATGTCAACGATAAGGGTGGAATATTCGGAAGGAAAATAAAGTTGATAGTTGAGGATGACCACTATTCCATACCTGCCTGCATAGCTGCCTTTAAGAAGCTTCTCTTCAAGGATGAGATATTTGCTATGTATGGGCCTGGTAACGCAGGAGGGGCAAAGGCGCTCTTTGGACAGATAGAAAAACTGAAGGTTCCAAACATGAGCATAGCCCCTGATGATGCTCAGATAAATCCGTTAAAAAGGCATATATTTATGCCCTTCAATGTCTACCACGATCAGTGGGGGGTGGTCTTAGATTATATTATAAATGATCTTAAAGCCAAGAAGATCAATGTAACATTTGTATATTGGGACTCAGAGTCGGGCAAGGTAAACCTTGCATCTGTCCGGAAATGGGCTAAGTTTTTCAACTTTAACCTCGATACCGAGATAATAAACATGGGTGCCCTCGATGCTACCTCCCAGGTGATGACCATCAAAAGGAAGAACCCAACTCATATCCTGATACACCATGGTGCTCCAGGCGTTGTGGCTTTACTCAGAGATTTAAGGAAATTTGGTCTTAACATTCCCGTTTATGGAAACATAATATCATGCACGGAAGATACAGTAAGAATGGGAGGTAGTGCATCAAAGAATTATATAGGCGCTCATCCCTTCTCTTCCTGGTACGATGACGGAAAGGGCGCGGAGGAGATGCGAAGGATTACCCTCAAGTATAAACCTGGTACTGAAATGCCATATCGCAGCAAGATGTATACTGGGGGTTGGATGTTTGCTGCCCTCATTTGCGAAGGGCTAAACAGGGTTGGAAGAAATATGAGTATTGAGGGATTTGTAACGGCCCTGGAAAATATAAAAGACATGGATACCGGAGGGCTTTCCGGTCCAGTCACTTTTTCTCCTACCAATCATCAAGGGATACATCGTACAAAGCTTTACAGAGCTGATCCGGAAAGTGGGAAAGTTGTCCCGATTACGGATTGGAGAAAGACTCCGGAAATAAAATGAGGACAATGTTATTTTGAACATCTTTCCCTGCTATCCCGCTTAGACGGGTTTGAAGGAAAGGTTATGTTTGAGTTTATGATAAACGGATAATGATTAACTTCTGCTCCGACAGTAGTAGGGGCATTAAAGCAGTTGACTTGCCCAATGTGGGCAAGCCAACTATTCTGCATTTGAAACTCATTCTATATCGTATCACCGGTCTTTATACTTTTGGAATCCGCATGGCGTAAAATGATCGCCAAACAAATATCAGGCTTACCACAAAAAAGACAATCCCCACCCAACCTGCACTGCTCCTCATTCCTGGGGCGATTGCAATCTCCATGGCTAAAATGCCAAAAAGGGTAGTAAACTTTATGATAGGATTTAATGAAACTGAAGACGTATCCTTATAGGGGTCTCCTACGGTATCTCCAATAACGGTAGCTTCGTGCAAGGGAGTACCTTTTTCCTTCAAATCAACCTCCACCACCTTCTTGGCATTGTCCCAACACCCTCCGGCATTAGCCATAAAAATAGCCTGGAACAGACCAAACACTGCAATTGCAATTAAGTAGCTAATGAAGAAGGATGCCGGAGCATTTGAAACACCCGGTGAAGAAAAGAAGGCAAAGGCTAAGGTAAAGCAGAAGACGGCAACGAAGATATTGAACATCCCTTTCTGGGCATATTGCGTACAAATCTTAACCACCTCTTTGGAACTCTCAGTGGAAGCACTCAGGGTTGCCTTATCATCGAGTTTTATGCTTTTCTTGATGTATTGAACCGCTCGGTAGGCACCGGTGGTTACCGCCTGGATCGAAGCACCGGTAAACCAATAGATTACCGCTCCACCGCATAAGAGACCGAGGAGTGTGTAAGGGTTCAGTAGATTTAAAATGGTTTCTGGTTCAACCCCTAAGGTCTTCTTCAGAAGCAAAATCAAAGAGAAAATCATCGTTGTGGCACCTACGACCGCAGTACCGATTAAGACCGGTTTTGCCGTTGCCTTAAAGGTATTACCACAGCTGTCGTTCTCTTCCAGTTGATGTTTTGCTGTATCAAAGTTTGGCTTGAATCCGAAATCCTTTTTGATTTCAGAAGAGATATTTGGGATCGTTTCAATCAGGGATAACTCATAAATGGACTGGGCATTATCAGTAACCGGTCCATAACTGTCCACCGCTATGGTAACCGGTCCCATTCCCAGAAAACCAAACGCCACCAGACCAAAGGCGAAAATGGAAGAATAAACCATAAAATTATC contains the following coding sequences:
- a CDS encoding PHP domain-containing protein yields the protein MVVDLHIHTKRLSPCSEMEPEEAASEAKRIGLDGVCFTEHNKVWDPQEILKIEKKSGISIFQGVEIDTTEGHVLVFGLQKNFQGITPIEDLRQMVNNVNGFMIAAHPFRGFLLFGFSKLQMNVDDASKNHLFKFVDGIEIFSGRQTPKENDFSCQVCDRLNLRPVGGSDAHSTKDIGRCVTIFENKIASQEDLIRELKTGRFNAGYFQRG
- a CDS encoding DUF2889 domain-containing protein; translated protein: MMFEFTRTKSIGVEKREGGIFLVHGFLDDNVYTIELDIEVKTPELTIFSARGNMKRYTTPECTKAPSILSDAVGIQIGGSDFETKIKKLVGRGGCRHLADLFIECCNAVFPALIQTQWKDAKSKGISKDDFIKGLVNNEPKIRDRCITYSKDSSLIKKLNVSW
- a CDS encoding DUF2889 domain-containing protein, producing the protein MVQGYVDNRVLSYTKNIHAAAENMDNGNTIARVRADDTFMSAEMEIEVKIPDLKIVSIQGRIIRSFAEECKNNVEILKRAIGMRVGAGVTRLVKETIGGPNGCNVFADMILEGCNAMIMGFTVEELDKQLASETDEGYEQVLRDMLEHNPRVASCIAFTEGNELRRRLGV
- a CDS encoding CBS and ACT domain-containing protein, coding for MLVKNWMNTNLITIDEEESMHTAIKLMKENNIRRLPVVKKGKLIGIVTNLDINRESASKATTLAINELNYLIDKIKIKNIMTKKNLKTISPTDTVEEAALIMSEEKIGVLPVVEDGRLVGIITESDLFKVLISMTGVRQGGIQFAFELQDKPGSIKEVADVLRSYGGRMLCIMTSYEQAKEGYRHAYIRMKNIERVKLETLKKELQKFNLMYISDSKG
- a CDS encoding ABC transporter substrate-binding protein, encoding MKLKNKLLILIVLFVNIFLIYGSLSYAKEVRGVTDTVIKIGVIMDHTGPAANVTLPIANGIKTYARYFNDQGDVYGRKLKIIAEDDRYSIPAAIAAYKKLIFKDRIFTLIGPGSASFVPPLWDKWQKDKLPTMCVVFSELTVDPYKKYIFIACDTYERQVMVLTDYIVKDYKLKNPRIGIVRPDTEAGKTDLRGVLPRLKEYNIEAVTEEIVMAGAVDVSSQVMSLKRKNTNCIMNIGTITSTAVTLVRELKKFGYKIPVFNSWGAMLAEDLNEIGDAASQTYVVTGLVPWYGEGPGVENLRKVTLRYFPGTEKPYRGTGFTYGWGLLTILTEGLKKTGKDLDEDGLIKALESLENYDTGGLLPPITFTSKSHRGGQASKIYRVNPARKQFVALTGWKRLE
- a CDS encoding ABC transporter substrate-binding protein — protein: MRKIVFGLVAALFVFLTLSCTNNVNAEVRGVTDKSIKIGVSIDMTGPAAGTCVLATEAMRTYTRYINDSGGVNGRQLNLIIEDDRYSIPPAIAALKKLVYRDKIFALIGPSSISQTNALWKSIQKEKLPTISISLPEVAVSPFKRYLFVITDIAPGQAKVLVDYMIKDFNLKEPKVALVYPDTEAGKTDLAVAIERLKKYNITPVTKEVLAPGAIDASSQVMSIQRYKANVIAHVGTIPSTTITLLRDSKKMGLKIPVFGSFAAMLGEEINAIGEAANQFYSVHAMSPWYGKGPGVEEMRKITLKYHPGTEKPYRGTFYTHGWILKTVMVEGLKRAGRNLDGEALVDAIESIKNYNTGGLCAPITYSSESHKGGDSWKIYRADPAGGKYIPMTEWRKSE
- a CDS encoding ABC transporter substrate-binding protein, whose translation is MKVRKDVLLVVGLLVTIFLIYSSLSHAKEVRGVTDKSIKVGVILPITGPAASLGVPAADAIRAYIRYVNEHGGINGRQLNLIVEDDRYSIPPSIAALKKLVYRDKVFALLGPGSASQVNVLWKGIQKDKLPTIPVATPEIAVIPLKKYIFIIIDTYAGQVKALIDYMIKDFNLKEPRVAVVHPDTEAGKIDLAPTLERLKRYNLTPVTKEILSPDAVDASTQVMSFKRYNANCVLHVGTITPTTITLVRDLRKLKLNIPVFASWGAMLGEEMNAIGEAANQLYSVHATSPWYGKGPGIEEMRKITLRYHPGTDKPYRGTIYTHGWIMATVLVEGLKRAGKNLDEEALVSALESMKNYDTGGLCAPITYSSESHKGGDSWRIYKADPAAGRFIPMTDWRKPE
- a CDS encoding ABC transporter substrate-binding protein gives rise to the protein MKVRKDVLLVAGLLVSIFLIYGSLSHAKEVRGVTDTTIKIGVILDQTGPIAGDIGIPITEGIRNYTRYVNDKGGIFGRKIKLIVEDDHYSIPACIAAFKKLLFKDEIFAMYGPGNAGGAKALFGQIEKLKVPNMSIAPDDAQINPLKRHIFMPFNVYHDQWGVVLDYIINDLKAKKINVTFVYWDSESGKVNLASVRKWAKFFNFNLDTEIINMGALDATSQVMTIKRKNPTHILIHHGAPGVVALLRDLRKFGLNIPVYGNIISCTEDTVRMGGSASKNYIGAHPFSSWYDDGKGAEEMRRITLKYKPGTEMPYRSKMYTGGWMFAALICEGLNRVGRNMSIEGFVTALENIKDMDTGGLSGPVTFSPTNHQGIHRTKLYRADPESGKVVPITDWRKTPEIK